Within Agarivorans litoreus, the genomic segment TAATCCCAGATCTCATCAGTAATATTGATAATAACTTTCCCCAGCTACGTATCAGCTTTTCCGTAGAAAATACCGCAGAGGTAATTAATGGCTTAATTAACTACGATTACCAACTAGGAGTGATTGAAGGGCGCTGTGACGATGACCGAATTGCTCACCAAGTATGGTGTAACGACCACTTAGTGATTGTGGCCGCCGCCCACCACCCTTACGCAAAGTTAGAGCGGGTGAGCATTGCCCAGCTCGAGCAAGCTCGTTGGGTACTGCGCGAGCAAGGAGCAGGCACCCGGAGAGTATTTGATAGCGCTATTCAGGGCACTATTGACTCACTAAAGGTTCACCGAGAATACGAACACGTGCCAGTGTTGCGCTCTATGGTTGCTAACAATAACTATTTAAGCTGCCTGCCTTACCTAGATGTAATCAAAGCACTGGAGTTAGGTGAGCTGGTCAGGCTAAACGTACCAGAGCTCAACATTGAACGGTCGT encodes:
- a CDS encoding LysR substrate-binding domain-containing protein yields the protein MRYSLKQLTVFEAVATHGSVSAAADKLALTQSAASMSLAQLEKLLGKPLFDRRGKRMVLSQWGLWLRPKAKQLLLDAMQIEEGFAEQQLVSGELQLCASQTAAEHLIPDLISNIDNNFPQLRISFSVENTAEVINGLINYDYQLGVIEGRCDDDRIAHQVWCNDHLVIVAAAHHPYAKLERVSIAQLEQARWVLREQGAGTRRVFDSAIQGTIDSLKVHREYEHVPVLRSMVANNNYLSCLPYLDVIKALELGELVRLNVPELNIERSLSFVWRNDTPENPLRDLVITEAKRMFKVHHRDM